A genomic window from Struthio camelus isolate bStrCam1 chromosome 2, bStrCam1.hap1, whole genome shotgun sequence includes:
- the PRP4K gene encoding serine/threonine-protein kinase PRP4 homolog isoform X2, translated as MAAAAEPELRAPEAEEADMSEKSVNEENGEISEGDQPQNKHSRHKKKKHKHRSKHKKHKHSSEEDKDKKHKHRHKHKKHKRKEVVDTSDKEDGPAKRTKIDFLAPLEDLEKQRALLKAELENELMEGKVQSGMGLILQGYESGSEEEGEINEKVRNGNRPAAKSNTKGKLEPVDNKTSSKKGSKSESKERTRHRSDKKKNKAGIDGIKEKTTRSKSKERRKSKSPYKRSKSQDQTRKSRSPMLKRRSQEKNRKSKSPPEDRNKADDKNKSRDRRKSPAVNESKSRDRGRKSKSPIELRSKSKDRRSRSKERKPRRSETDREKKPIKSPSKDASSGKENRSPRRPGRSPKGRSLSPKQREKSRRSRSPLFNDRRSKQSKSPSRTQSPGRRARSRSAERKRRESERRRLSSPRTRTRDDILSRRERSKDVSPPSRWSPSRRRSRSPIRRRSRSPLRRSRSPRRRSRSPRRRDRGRRSRSRLRRRSRSRGGHRRRSRSKVKEDKFKGSLSEGMKAEQESSSDENLEDFDLEEEDEEAEIRQRRLQRQAIVQKYKGQTEDSNMSVPSEPSSPQSSTRSRSNSPDDILERVAADVKEYERENVDTFEASVKAKHNLMTVEQNNGSAQKKLLAPDMFTESDDMFAAYFDSARLRAAGFGKDFKENPNLRDNWTDAEGYYRVNIGEVLDKRYNVYGYTGQGVFSNVVRARDMARANQEVAVKIIRNNELMQKTGLKELEFLKKLNDADPDDKFHCLRLFRHFYHKQHLCLVFEPLSMNLREVLKKYGKDVGLHIKAVRSYSQQLFLALKLLKRCNILHADIKPDNILVNESKTILKLCDFGSASHVADNDITPYLVSRFYRAPEIIIGKIYDYGIDMWSVGCTLYELYTGKILFPGKTNNHMLKLAMDLKGKMPNKMIRKGVFKDQHFDQNLNFMYIEVDKVTEREKVTVMSTINPTKDLLADLIGCQRLPEDQRKKVHQLKDLLDQILMLDPAKRISINQALQHAFIQEKI; from the exons AGCTGAGGAGGCTGATATGTCTGAGAAAAgtgtaaatgaagaaaatgggGAAATATCAGAGGGAGACCAACCTCAGAACAAGCACAGCCgacacaaaaaaaagaaacacaaacatcGAAGTAAACACAAGAAACATAAACATTCTTCAGAAGAAGATAAGGACAAAAAACATAAACACAGACACAAACATAAGAAGCATAAACGGAAAGAAGTAGTTGATACCTCTGACAAAGAAGATGGACCAGCTAAAAGAACTAAAATTGATTTTTTAGCTCCTCTGGAAGACTTGGAGAAACAAAGAGCGTTATTGAAAGCTGAACTTGAAAATGAATTAATGGAAGGAAAGGTCCAATCTGGAATGGGATTAATATTGCAAGGTTACGAGTCAGGCTCTGAAGAAGAGGGGGAGATTAATGAAAAAGTGCGAAATGGAAATAGACCTGCAGCTAAATCCAACACTAAGGGGAAATTAGAACCTGTGGACAATAAAACTAGTTCCAAGAAAGGAAGCAAGAGTGAATCAAAAGAAAGAACTAGGCACAgatctgacaaaaagaaaaacaaggcaggcATTGATGGAatcaaagagaaaacaacaagAAGCAAgtcaaaagagaggagaaaatccAAAAGTCCTTATAAAAGAAGTAAATCTCAAGATCAGACAAGGAAATCAAGATCTCCAATGCTTAAAAGGCGATCTCAGGAGAAAAATAGAAAGTCTAAATCTCCCCCAGAGGATAGAAATAAGGCTgatgataaaaataaatcaagagaTCGCAGAAAGTCTCCAGctgtaaatgaaagcaaaagtcgAGATCGTGGCAGAAAATCCAAATCTCCAATAGAACTAAGAAGCAAGTCCAAAGATAGACGATCACGGTCCAAAGAGAGAAAACCTAGGAGATCAGAGactgacagagaaaaaaagccaATTAAATCTCCTTCTAAAGATGCTTcttcagggaaagaaaacaggtcTCCCAGAAGACCTGGCCGGAGCCCGAAAGGAAGAAGCTTATCTCCAAAACAACGTGAGAAGTCGAGAAGAAGCAGATCCCCTCTCTTTAATGATCGTAGATCTAAACAGAGTAAATCCCCCTCTCGAACCCAGTCTCCAGGCAGAAGAGCAAGGAGTAgatctgcagaaaggaaaagaagagaatcgGAAAGGAGGCGTCTGTCTTCACCCAG aacacGGACAAGAGATGATATTCTCTCTAGACGTGAAAGATCAAAAGATGTCAGCCCACCTAGTAGATGGTCCCCCTCCAGAAGGAGGTCTCGGTCCCCCATTAGAAGAAGGTCTCGTTCACCCCTTCGACGGAGCCGATCTCCAAGAAGGCGGAGTAGGTCTCCTCGGAGGAG AGATAGAGGCAGAAGAAGTAGATCTCGCCTTCGAAGGAGATCCAGATCACGGGGTGGCCATAGACGTAGGAGCAGAAGCAAAGTTAAAGAAGACAAATTTAAAGGTAGTCTTTCTGAGGGTATGAAGGCTGAGCAGGAGTCCTCGTCAGATGAAAA TCTTGAAGACTTTGATTTGGAAGAAGAGGACGAAGAAGCAGAAATAAGACAAAGAAGGTTACAACGGCAAGCAATTGTTCAG aaatacaAAGGCCAGACAGAAGATAGTAATATGTCTGTACCATCTGAGCCAAGCAGTCCTCAAAGTAGTACACGTAGTCGCTCAAATTCACCAGATGACATCCTAGAACGAGTAGCTGCTGATGTTAAAGAGTATGAGCGGGAAAACGTTGACACGTTTGAGGCATCAGTAAAAGCCAAACACAACCTCATGACAGTTGAACAGAACAACG GTTCAGCTCAGAAGAAGCTGCTAGCTCCTGATATGTTCACAGAATCAGATGATATGTTTGCTGCGTACTTTGAT AGTGCTCGTCTAAGGGCTGCTGGGtttggaaaagattttaaagaaaacccAAATCTCAGGGATAACTGGACCGATGCAGAAGGCTATTATC GTGTTAACATAGGCGAAGTTCTAGATAAACGTTACAATGTCTATGGTTATACTGGCCAGGGAGTCTTTAGTAACGTAGTGCGAGCCAGGGATATGGCAAGAGCAAACCAAGAAGTAGCTGTTAAAATCATCAGGAACAACGAACTTAT gcAAAAAACTGGTCTAAAAGAACTGGAATTTTTGAAGAAGCTCAATGATGCAGATCCTGATGACAAGTTTCATTGTCTACGATTGTTCAGACATTTCTACCACAAACAGCATCTCTGTCTTGTATTTGAGCCGCTCAG CATGAATTTACGAGAAGTGCTGAAAAAGTACGGAAAAGATGTTGGTCTCCATATTAAAGCTGTGCGTTCCTACAGCCAGCAGTTGTTCCTGGCATTAAAACTTCTTAAAAGATGCAATATCCTACATGCAGACATTAAACCAGATAATATTTTG gtGAATGAATCTAAAACTATATTAAAGCTGTGTGACTTTGGATCAGCTTCCCATGTTGCAGATAATGATATTACACCATACCTTGTTAGTAGATTTTACCGAGCTCCTGAAATCA TTATAGGAAAAATCTATGACTATGGTATAGATATGTGGTCTGTAGGCTGCACATTATATGAACTTTATACAGGAAAAATACTCTTTCCTGGCAAAACCAATAACCATATGCTGAAACTAGCCATGGATCTCAAAGGAAAGATGCCAAACAAG ATGATTCGAAAAGGGGTGTTCAAAGATCAGCACTTTGATCAAAATCTCAACTTTATGTATATAGAAGTAGATAAAGTGACAGAAAGG GAGAAAGTTACTGTTATGAGCACCATTAATCCAACCAAGGACCTGTTAGCAGACTTGATTGGGTGCCAACGACTCCCTGAAGACCAGCGTAAAAAAGTACACCAGCTGAAGGACTTGTTGGACCAGATTCTAATGTTAGACCCAGCTAAACGGATTAGCATCAACCAGGCTCTTCAGCACGCCTTCATCCAGGAAAAAATTTAA
- the PRP4K gene encoding serine/threonine-protein kinase PRP4 homolog isoform X1, translating into MVYFPGIVLNIARFRAEEADMSEKSVNEENGEISEGDQPQNKHSRHKKKKHKHRSKHKKHKHSSEEDKDKKHKHRHKHKKHKRKEVVDTSDKEDGPAKRTKIDFLAPLEDLEKQRALLKAELENELMEGKVQSGMGLILQGYESGSEEEGEINEKVRNGNRPAAKSNTKGKLEPVDNKTSSKKGSKSESKERTRHRSDKKKNKAGIDGIKEKTTRSKSKERRKSKSPYKRSKSQDQTRKSRSPMLKRRSQEKNRKSKSPPEDRNKADDKNKSRDRRKSPAVNESKSRDRGRKSKSPIELRSKSKDRRSRSKERKPRRSETDREKKPIKSPSKDASSGKENRSPRRPGRSPKGRSLSPKQREKSRRSRSPLFNDRRSKQSKSPSRTQSPGRRARSRSAERKRRESERRRLSSPRTRTRDDILSRRERSKDVSPPSRWSPSRRRSRSPIRRRSRSPLRRSRSPRRRSRSPRRRDRGRRSRSRLRRRSRSRGGHRRRSRSKVKEDKFKGSLSEGMKAEQESSSDENLEDFDLEEEDEEAEIRQRRLQRQAIVQKYKGQTEDSNMSVPSEPSSPQSSTRSRSNSPDDILERVAADVKEYERENVDTFEASVKAKHNLMTVEQNNGSAQKKLLAPDMFTESDDMFAAYFDSARLRAAGFGKDFKENPNLRDNWTDAEGYYRVNIGEVLDKRYNVYGYTGQGVFSNVVRARDMARANQEVAVKIIRNNELMQKTGLKELEFLKKLNDADPDDKFHCLRLFRHFYHKQHLCLVFEPLSMNLREVLKKYGKDVGLHIKAVRSYSQQLFLALKLLKRCNILHADIKPDNILVNESKTILKLCDFGSASHVADNDITPYLVSRFYRAPEIIIGKIYDYGIDMWSVGCTLYELYTGKILFPGKTNNHMLKLAMDLKGKMPNKMIRKGVFKDQHFDQNLNFMYIEVDKVTEREKVTVMSTINPTKDLLADLIGCQRLPEDQRKKVHQLKDLLDQILMLDPAKRISINQALQHAFIQEKI; encoded by the exons AGCTGAGGAGGCTGATATGTCTGAGAAAAgtgtaaatgaagaaaatgggGAAATATCAGAGGGAGACCAACCTCAGAACAAGCACAGCCgacacaaaaaaaagaaacacaaacatcGAAGTAAACACAAGAAACATAAACATTCTTCAGAAGAAGATAAGGACAAAAAACATAAACACAGACACAAACATAAGAAGCATAAACGGAAAGAAGTAGTTGATACCTCTGACAAAGAAGATGGACCAGCTAAAAGAACTAAAATTGATTTTTTAGCTCCTCTGGAAGACTTGGAGAAACAAAGAGCGTTATTGAAAGCTGAACTTGAAAATGAATTAATGGAAGGAAAGGTCCAATCTGGAATGGGATTAATATTGCAAGGTTACGAGTCAGGCTCTGAAGAAGAGGGGGAGATTAATGAAAAAGTGCGAAATGGAAATAGACCTGCAGCTAAATCCAACACTAAGGGGAAATTAGAACCTGTGGACAATAAAACTAGTTCCAAGAAAGGAAGCAAGAGTGAATCAAAAGAAAGAACTAGGCACAgatctgacaaaaagaaaaacaaggcaggcATTGATGGAatcaaagagaaaacaacaagAAGCAAgtcaaaagagaggagaaaatccAAAAGTCCTTATAAAAGAAGTAAATCTCAAGATCAGACAAGGAAATCAAGATCTCCAATGCTTAAAAGGCGATCTCAGGAGAAAAATAGAAAGTCTAAATCTCCCCCAGAGGATAGAAATAAGGCTgatgataaaaataaatcaagagaTCGCAGAAAGTCTCCAGctgtaaatgaaagcaaaagtcgAGATCGTGGCAGAAAATCCAAATCTCCAATAGAACTAAGAAGCAAGTCCAAAGATAGACGATCACGGTCCAAAGAGAGAAAACCTAGGAGATCAGAGactgacagagaaaaaaagccaATTAAATCTCCTTCTAAAGATGCTTcttcagggaaagaaaacaggtcTCCCAGAAGACCTGGCCGGAGCCCGAAAGGAAGAAGCTTATCTCCAAAACAACGTGAGAAGTCGAGAAGAAGCAGATCCCCTCTCTTTAATGATCGTAGATCTAAACAGAGTAAATCCCCCTCTCGAACCCAGTCTCCAGGCAGAAGAGCAAGGAGTAgatctgcagaaaggaaaagaagagaatcgGAAAGGAGGCGTCTGTCTTCACCCAG aacacGGACAAGAGATGATATTCTCTCTAGACGTGAAAGATCAAAAGATGTCAGCCCACCTAGTAGATGGTCCCCCTCCAGAAGGAGGTCTCGGTCCCCCATTAGAAGAAGGTCTCGTTCACCCCTTCGACGGAGCCGATCTCCAAGAAGGCGGAGTAGGTCTCCTCGGAGGAG AGATAGAGGCAGAAGAAGTAGATCTCGCCTTCGAAGGAGATCCAGATCACGGGGTGGCCATAGACGTAGGAGCAGAAGCAAAGTTAAAGAAGACAAATTTAAAGGTAGTCTTTCTGAGGGTATGAAGGCTGAGCAGGAGTCCTCGTCAGATGAAAA TCTTGAAGACTTTGATTTGGAAGAAGAGGACGAAGAAGCAGAAATAAGACAAAGAAGGTTACAACGGCAAGCAATTGTTCAG aaatacaAAGGCCAGACAGAAGATAGTAATATGTCTGTACCATCTGAGCCAAGCAGTCCTCAAAGTAGTACACGTAGTCGCTCAAATTCACCAGATGACATCCTAGAACGAGTAGCTGCTGATGTTAAAGAGTATGAGCGGGAAAACGTTGACACGTTTGAGGCATCAGTAAAAGCCAAACACAACCTCATGACAGTTGAACAGAACAACG GTTCAGCTCAGAAGAAGCTGCTAGCTCCTGATATGTTCACAGAATCAGATGATATGTTTGCTGCGTACTTTGAT AGTGCTCGTCTAAGGGCTGCTGGGtttggaaaagattttaaagaaaacccAAATCTCAGGGATAACTGGACCGATGCAGAAGGCTATTATC GTGTTAACATAGGCGAAGTTCTAGATAAACGTTACAATGTCTATGGTTATACTGGCCAGGGAGTCTTTAGTAACGTAGTGCGAGCCAGGGATATGGCAAGAGCAAACCAAGAAGTAGCTGTTAAAATCATCAGGAACAACGAACTTAT gcAAAAAACTGGTCTAAAAGAACTGGAATTTTTGAAGAAGCTCAATGATGCAGATCCTGATGACAAGTTTCATTGTCTACGATTGTTCAGACATTTCTACCACAAACAGCATCTCTGTCTTGTATTTGAGCCGCTCAG CATGAATTTACGAGAAGTGCTGAAAAAGTACGGAAAAGATGTTGGTCTCCATATTAAAGCTGTGCGTTCCTACAGCCAGCAGTTGTTCCTGGCATTAAAACTTCTTAAAAGATGCAATATCCTACATGCAGACATTAAACCAGATAATATTTTG gtGAATGAATCTAAAACTATATTAAAGCTGTGTGACTTTGGATCAGCTTCCCATGTTGCAGATAATGATATTACACCATACCTTGTTAGTAGATTTTACCGAGCTCCTGAAATCA TTATAGGAAAAATCTATGACTATGGTATAGATATGTGGTCTGTAGGCTGCACATTATATGAACTTTATACAGGAAAAATACTCTTTCCTGGCAAAACCAATAACCATATGCTGAAACTAGCCATGGATCTCAAAGGAAAGATGCCAAACAAG ATGATTCGAAAAGGGGTGTTCAAAGATCAGCACTTTGATCAAAATCTCAACTTTATGTATATAGAAGTAGATAAAGTGACAGAAAGG GAGAAAGTTACTGTTATGAGCACCATTAATCCAACCAAGGACCTGTTAGCAGACTTGATTGGGTGCCAACGACTCCCTGAAGACCAGCGTAAAAAAGTACACCAGCTGAAGGACTTGTTGGACCAGATTCTAATGTTAGACCCAGCTAAACGGATTAGCATCAACCAGGCTCTTCAGCACGCCTTCATCCAGGAAAAAATTTAA